Sequence from the Aromatoleum petrolei genome:
GGGCGAGCGTCTGTTCGGCGCTGGGGGTGCGCGCGCCGCTGCCGGGATTCATGCAGTTGTTGAGCGCGCGCCACATGCTGCCAGTGGCGCATTCGTACGGGCCGGCGGCGAGGACGCCCGCGCCCCTGACGAGCGCCGAATGGGCGACCTGGAACTGCACGGCCATGTAGCCACCCGAGGAGACCCCGGAGATGGTGAGCTGCTCGAGGCTGGCCCCGAGTGCCGGCAGCTGCGGATCGCCGGCAGCCGGCGCTGCGCCCGCGAGCGCGGTGAGGGCGAGGCCAGTGAGCAGGCGGGCGAAGGGGCGCAGGGGGCGTGTCATGCCGTGCACGATAGCCGAAGCGGCCGTTCAGCGGCGGTTCTCGCCGAGCCGCACGAGATCTTCACCGCGCAGGTGGGTGAGCAGCGCCTTGCCGTTTGCGTCGACGCGGAACTCGCCCCACTTCGCGCCGACGAAGTCGTCCGCGCGGCCTTCCTGGAAGAAGAAGGCATTCGGCCCGACCGTTTTGCGCCCGTCGCGCGAACGCAACTTCATCGCGATCAGTGCGGGATCATCCGGCAGGCGCTTGCCGAGTCCGGCGAGGCTGGCGCGGCCTTCTTCATCGACTGCGAGGTGGGCGTAGCGGCCTTCGCCGTCGCTGCGCAGGATCTCGTTGTCGATCGCGTAGCGCAGCGCCATGTAGTCGCCCTGCATCAGCGAGCGCGGATCGACCGGCGCGAGCTGCACCAGCACGACGCGCCCTTCGGCGAGGATGCGCTCGTTGTCGCGCACGGCGTACAGCGCCGCCGCCGTCACCAGCAGGAAGGCCGCGACCAGGGCGGCGCGCAGGGTCTTCGCGTTCATACGGTCCTCTGCATGCGGGTGCGCAGCAGGGTGCGCAATACGAGCAGCACCGCGCCGCTGGCGATCAGTGCGAGGGATTTCACCAGCAGCGTGTGCTGCAGGCTGTAATACAGCTCGCCGAGGTAGAGCGTGGCGAACACCAGCGTCATCGCGATCCAGGGGCGGTGGCTGGCGTGGAAGACGGCGAGCAGCACGGCGACTGCAACCAGCAGGCCGGGCGCGGGGTGGGCGGCGAGGGCGAACAGCAGCGCACCGGCGAGGGCCGGCAAGCGCAAGGACGGCGTGTCGCGGCACAGCCAGGCCGTCGTCGCAAGGAGCACGAGCGCGGCGCCGATGCGATACACCGGCAGCGCGAAACCGGTCTGGTAGCCGGTGAGCGCCTCTTCGAGCGCTGTCAGCGCCGAATGCGCACGGCCGTAGGGGGCGAGGATCAATGCGGCGAAGGTCAGCGCATGGGCGGCCGCCTTGATGAGCGGCGCCTGCGGATGGGCGGCCCACGCCGGGCGGGCGAGCCACAGCGCCACGGCGGCGCCGGCGAGCGCAATGCCGAAGAGCGCGAGCCCCGTACCGGCGCCGATCAGCCATGCGAGGCTGAACAGGGCAATCAGCGCGCATGCGCTGCGGTGCAGGGTCGTCGCAGGTATCGCGGCCATCACCAGGCTGGCGGCGAGCGCCGCGAGCGAGAGCACGTCCGAGCCGTCGAGCAGGTCGAGGAATCGGTCGGCGAAGGCGGAGACGAACAGCGACTGGCCGGCGAGCGAGAAGGCGAGCGCCATCTGATCGGTGAAGGGCTTGCGCTGGCGGAACAGGAAGGCGCTCGCCGCGGCCAGCAGGAGGCCGCCGATGCCGCGTGCGACGGGACCGTTGCCGAAGGCGAGGAGGGGGACGAAGAACGATGACATGATCATCGTCGCGGCGATCCACGCCGCGAAGCCGAGCAGCAGTGCAAGCCACCACGGTGCCCGCGTCGTCGCCTGCAGTGCGGCGAGACAGGCCTCGTCGATGATGCCCGCATCGCGCAGGCGCTCGGCGATCGGCGGGAACGGGGCGTTGCTCATGGCCTGCGTCCTTCGCGGTGGAGGCGGGTCAGCCAGACGCCGGCGAGGCCGGTGGTGGCGATCACGAACACCGCGACGATGTTGATCGTGACGAAGTCGGCGCTGTGCGGCAGCACGCGGATCAGCGCGGTAGTGGCGACGGAGATCGCTGCGAATGCGGTCTGCGCGAGCATCGGCACGTCGCGCCGGTACGCGAGGTAGGCATATGCGAAGGCGACCGCGACTGCGGCGAAGGCAAACCCCACGGCGTGGAAATCGGCATCCCACCAGCTCAGGCAGGCGCCGAGCGCGAGCGGCACGAGCACGCCCAAGCCGGCAACGCGGTGGATGGGGCGGCGCGGCGTGGCGAGCAGTGCATGGCCGGCGAATTCGAAAACGAGCAGCATCGCGGCGTTGAACCCGGCGATCGCGAACAGCGACTCTGCCTCGCCGAGCGCGCCGATGAAGCGCGACCACCAGGATTCCGACAGGTAGCGCAGCAGGCCGGCGTTGGCGACGACGAGCCACAGCAGCCAGCTCGCCGACGAGCGTGCGAGCAGCGCGAAGGGCGTCATCAGGGCGGTCCATGCGACGAACAGCTCCCAGACGTCGGCGCCGCTCTGGTAGGTCTGGCCGATCAGCGCCAGCAGCGCGCCGGTGGCGAGGCAGGCCGCGAGCAGCGCAGCGCGCCACGCCGTCCCGAAGGGCGGGGCGGCGAGCGCCGTGCCGGTGCACGCCGCGATCGCCGCGATCGCGATACCGAGCTTGGCGAAGCGGTGCAGGTCGTCCCAGTTGTATGCGAAGAAGAAGATCAGGCCGGCGGCGAGGAGGATGGCGCCGGCGACTGCGAGCATGCGGTCGGCGCCGCTGAGCCATTCGTCGCGCGCGGGCACGAGGGGCGAGAGCGACGCGGCCTGTTCGAGCTGCCGCGGCGTCAGGGCGCCGTCTTCGGCGAGCGCCAGCAACGTCCCGCGTTCACGGAGGTTCCAGGACATCGGCGTATCCGGGGGCGGAAAATATGCATTCTAATATCAAGGCGGCAATCGGGGGCATCCGTTCGCTCCGAGTCCCTCGTCTCGCTCGCGACTGCCTTGCCGCAGCGCGCAGGCATGCACCGCGATAGGCTCCGTCCGGACGGCATGGGTGCGCGCGGGGTTTGGCGTCGCCGCGTGCCGGCTGGCACAATCGCGGTTCCGCCCCGGTGCGTGCCGGCGGCGGATCAACCTGCGAACCACGGAGGCGCCGCTCGCGACGGAATGCGGCGCGCACATATGCCCGGTACCCTGATCATCATCACTGCGCCCTCCGGCGCCGGCAAGACGACCCTCGTGCGGGGGCTGCTCGAACGCGACCCGCAGATGCACCTGTCGGTGTCCTACACGACACGCGCGCCGCGCGCGGGCGAACAGGACGGGCGCGAATACCATTTCGTGGACGTCGAAACCTTCCGTACGCTGCGTGACCGCGGTGAGTTCCTCGAATGGGCCGAGGTGCACGGAAACTACTACGCCACTTCGAAGGTCTGGTTGAAGGAGCAGATCGCCGCCGGGCGCGACATCCTGCTCGAGATCGACTGGCAGGGCGCGCAGCAAGTGCGGCGCAGCTTCCCCGACGCGGTCGGGGTGTTCGTGCTGCCGCCCTCGGTGGATGCGCTGGAGTCGCGCCTGCGCGGGCGCGGCACCGACAGCGAGGAGGTGATCGCCCGGCGCCTGCTGGGCGCGCGCGGCGAGATGCGGCATGTGGCGGAATTCGACTACGTTATACTGAACGACGATCTGCACAACGCCATCGACGACCTCGTCGCGGTGGTGCGGGCGTCGCGGCTGCGCTACGGGCGCCAGCGTCTGCGGCACCAGCAGTATTTCGATTTTCTTGAACAGGACTGAAAAATGGCTCGTGTCACCATCGAGGATTGCCTCAAACGAATCCCCAACCGCTTCCAGTTGACCCTGGCCGCGACCTATCGTGCGCGCCAGATCACCATCGGCTCGACCCCGCAGGTCGAGATCGACAAGAGCGACAAGGACAAGCCGACCGTGATCGCACTGCGCGAAATCGCCGCCGGCAAGGTCGGCCTGGAAGTCCTCAACCGCGGACAGGCCTGATCCCCGCGCACGGGGAGCCGGGAGTCGTGCCGTCATGGAAGCCGCCGCTGCGATTCCCGCCCCCGAACCGTTCCGTCCTCCCGCGTCGAGCGTGCTGTCGCTCGACTTCGCCGAGCTCAAGGCGAAACTCGCAACCTACCTGAAACCGGAGGATGTGGGCCGCGTCGAGGCGGCCTACCATTTCGCCGCGAGCGCCCACGAGGGGCAGTTCCGCATCAGCGGCGATCCCTACATCTCGCACCCGGTCGCGGTCGCCGACATCGTCGCCGACTGGCACCTCGACCCGCAGGCCCTGATGGCCGCGCTCCTCCATGACGTCATGGAGGACACCCACATCTCCAAGCAGGAGATCGCCGAGCGCTTCGGCAAGACCACCGCCGAGCTGGTCGACGGGCTATCCAAGCTCGACAAGATCGAATTCCGCTCGCACGAGGAGGCGCAGGCCGAAAACTTCCGCAAGATGCTGCTGGCGATGGCGAGCGACCTGCGCGTGATCCTGGTCAAGCTTGCCGACCGCCTGCACAACATGCGTACGCTGCACTGCGTGCGCCCCGCCAAGCGGCGCCGCATCGCCAGCGAGACGCTGGAGATCTACGCCCCGATCGCCAACCGGCTGGGCCTCAACAACCTCTACCGCGAGCTGCAGGAACTGTCCTTCGAGCACAAGTTCCCGATGCGCTTCCGCGTGCTGTCGCGCGCGATCAAGGCCGCGCGCGGGAACCGGCGCGAGGTTGTCGGCAAGGTGCTGCAGGCGATCGAGGAACGGCTGCCGCAATGGAATCTGGCGGCCGAGGTGCGCGGGCGCGAGAAGCACCTGTTCTCGATCTACCGCAAGATGGCGGAGAAGCACCTGTCCTTCTCGCAGGTGCTGGATATCTACGGCTTCCGCGTGATCGTGCGCGACATCGCGAGCTGTTATCTCGCGCTGGGGGCGCTGCATTCGATGTACAAGCCCGTGCCGGGCAAGTTCAAGGACTACATCGCGATCCCCAAGGCGAACGGCTACCAGTCGCTGCACACGACGCTGATCGGCCCTTTCGGCACGCCCGTCGAGGTGCAGATCCGCACCGCGGAGATGCACCACATCGCCGAGAGCGGCGTCGCCTCCCACTGGCTGTACAAGGAAGACGAGAAGACGCTCACCGAGCTGCAGCAGAAGACGCATTCGTGGCTGCAATCGCTGCTGGAGCTGCAATCGACCTCGGGCGAGGCGACCGAATTCCTCGAGCACGTGAAGATCGACCTCTTCCCCGGCGAGGTGTACGTGTTCACGCCCAAGGGCCGCATCCTGTCGTTGCTCAAGGGCTCCACGCCGGTCGATTTTGCCTATGCCGTGCACACCGACATCGGCAACCGTTGCGTCGCCTGTCGCATCAACGGCGACCTGATGCCGCTGCGCACCGAGCTGCGCAACGGTGACCAGATCGAGATCATCACCGCCGCGCACGCCAACCCCAACCCCGCTTGGCTCGCCTACGTGCGCACCGGCAAGGCGCGCGCGCAGATCCGCCACTTCCTCAAGGGTGCGCAGCAGGAGGAGTCGGTGACGCTGGGCGAGCGCCTGCTCAACCAGGCCCTGCGCCCCCACGGCCTCACGCTGGGCCAGATCAGCACTTTCGCGTGGGACCGCTTCCTGCGCGACCGCAGCATGCGTTCGAAGAAGGAAGTCTTCGCCGACATCGGGCTGGGACGGCGCCTGCCGGTCATCGTCGCGCGGCGGCTGGCGCAGGCGCAGGACCTCGAATCGGGCCGTCCGGACGTCATCAAGCCCAAGCCCGCAGGGGCGATCCTGATCCGCGGCAGCGAGGGCATCGCGGTGCAGCTCGCGCGCTGCTGCCAGCCGATCCCGGGCGACCCCATTATCGGCGTGATTCGCAAGGGACAGGGGCTGGAAGTGCACCTGCACGACTGCCAGGTGGTGTCGAAGGTGCGCGGCGACCGCGGGCGCTGGGTGGATGTCGAGTGGGAGTCCGGCGAGGACCGCCTGTTCGACGTGACGATCCGCGTGCTGACCAAGAACGTGCGCGGCGTGCTCGCGCGGGTGGCCAGTTCGATCGCGGATGCGGACTGCAACATCCAGAACGTGTCGATGGACAACGAGCAGGGCGGCCTGTACACGGCGATGAATCTGACCGTGCAGGTACGCGACCGCATGCATCTCGCCAACGTGATGCGCGGCGTGCGGCGCGTGCCGGAAGTCGTGCGCATCGCGCGCATGAAGAGCGACGTGCGCGCCTGAGGCCGGCATGTCCGCAGCTCCGTCCGAGGCGGCGCACGCAGGCGACCGCCGCATCCCCGTCACGCTGCTGACCGGCTTCCTCGGTGCGGGCAAGACGACGCTGCTCAACCACCTGCTGCGCGACCCCGCGATGGCCCGCGCCGCGGTGCTGATCAACGAATTCGGCGAGGTCGCGGTCGATCACCACCTCGTCGACAAGGTCGACGAGACCCTCGTCGTGCTCGATTCCGGCTGCGTGTGCTGCAGCGTGCAGGGCGACCTCGTGAAGGCGCTCAAGAACCTCTTCATGCGCGCGCTGCGGCGCGAGATTCCCGGGCTGGAGCGTGTGCTGGTCGAAACCACGGGACTGGCCGATCCGGCGCCGGTGGTCTACACGCTGATGCAGGAGCCCTTCATCGCCGAGCGCTACCGCTGCGACGGCGTCATCACCGCCGTCGACGCGACGCACGGTCAGGGCCAGCTCGACCGCCACCGCGAGGCCGTGCGCCAGGTCGCGATGGCCGACCGCCTGCTGATGACGAAGTGCGACCTCGCCGGCGCGGACGAGCGTGCGGCGCTCGCGGCGCGGCTCGCGGCGCTGAACCCGGGCGCGCAGCAGATCGAGGTGTTCCGCGGCGAGGTGCCGGCGTCGGCGGTGTCGGGCTGCGGTCTGTACGACCCGGCGGGCAAGATCCCCGATGTCGCGCGCTGGCTCGGCGACGAGCGCGTGCGCGCGCAGGCGGCCGCGGCGCCGACATGGCGCCGGCCGGGGACGAAACCCGCGCCCGCGCAGGGGCACGAGGCCCGCCACGACGAGCAGGTCACGAGTTACGTGCTGCGCTTCGACGAGCCGCTCGACTGGCTCGGCTTTTCCGACGGGCTCGGCCTGATCCTGCAGGTGTACGGCGCGCGCATCCTGCGCATCAAGGGCCTGCTCAACGTCGCCGGCGATCCCCTGCCGCGCGTGGTGCAGTGCGTGCAGCACGTCGCCTACCCGACCAGCAGCCTACCCGCGTGGCCCGAAGGTCCGCCCTACGACGACCGCCGCAGTCGCCTCGTCTTCATCGTACGCGAGCTGCCGCGCGACGAGGTCGTGAGCATCCTGTCGAGCTTCTGCGGCCAGATCCCCGCGTAAGGATCCGGCTCGCGGTGGCAGCGGCTTCAGCCGCGAATCGGCCTTGCCGAATGCAAAACCTTCGTCTCGCAGCTGAAGCCGCTCCCATAGGGGCAATCTGCGCGCCGAGGCAGCTCACAGCTGCCGCGCCGCGAGCTCCCCGAGTGTCATCAGCGCATGCACGTGCCGGTCCGAGAAGGGATAGCAGCCCGATAGCCGGATGTGCCGCGTGTAGCGCCCGCCGGGCGAAAAGAGCTGCCCCGGCGTGATGCTGATGCCGCGCGCGAGGGCAGTGTCGAACAGGCGGTTGGAGTCGCAGCCCGCGGGCAGCTGCACCCATAGCAGGAAGCCGCCGGTCGGTCGTGTCGCCTGCGTGCCCGCCGGAAAGGCGCCGTCGATCAGGCCGCGCAGGCGCTCGACCTGTCCCGCGTAGGTGCGCCGCAGCCGGCGCAGGTGCTGCGCGTAGCCGCCGCTTTCCAGGAACACCCCCAGCGCCTCGCATAGCAGCGCGGGCTGAGACACCGACGAGCAGAACTTGAGGTCATTGAGTTCGCGGCGAAAGCGCCCGCCTTCCATCCAGCCGACGCGGAACCCCGGCGCCAGTGTCTTCGTATAGGACGCGCACACGATCACCCAGCCGTCGCGGTCGAAGGCCTTGGCGGTCGGCTGTAGCGGCGTGGCGTATTGCAGCTCGGCGTACAGCGCGTCCTCGATCACCGGCACGCGGTATTCGTTGGCGAGTTCCGCGAGGCGCTTCTTGCCTTCGACCGGCATGCTCGTGCCCAGCGGGTTGTGCACGTTGGGCATGGCCACGACCGCCTGCACGCGCCTCTCCGACAGCAGCAGTTCCAGCGCGTCGAGCGACATGCCCGACTCCGGATGCGTCGGCACTTCGATCGTCTTCAGGCCCAGGCGCTCGGCGAGCGGGATGAGGTTGAAGTAGGTGGGCGACTCCAGCGCGATCGTGTCGCCAGGACCTGTCACCGTGCGCAGCGCGAACTGCAGCGCCTCCATGCAGCCGTTGGTCAGGATGATGTTCTCTGGCTCCAGCGACATCGCCAGATCCTGCGCGTGGCGGCAGATCTCGCGCCGCAGCAGCAGCGATCCGGGCGGCAGGCAGTAGTCGGACAGCAGCTCCGGCCGCCGCCGCGCGAGGTCGGACACCAGCCGGCCCAGGCGTTCGCCCGGATAGAAATCGCTGCCCTTGGGGCAGGCGAGCGACAGGTCGATCGTGTCGGGGCTCGCCTGCGCGACGACGACGCGGCTGATCTGGTCGAGGACCTCCGCCTCCGCGGATTTCGCCGTCGTGCTGGCGGCTGCGAAGCGTGGCGCCGCCGGCGTCGGCAGGCGCGAGCGCACGAAATAGCCCGACTGCGGCCGCGCCTCGATC
This genomic interval carries:
- a CDS encoding CobW family GTP-binding protein, whose product is MSAAPSEAAHAGDRRIPVTLLTGFLGAGKTTLLNHLLRDPAMARAAVLINEFGEVAVDHHLVDKVDETLVVLDSGCVCCSVQGDLVKALKNLFMRALRREIPGLERVLVETTGLADPAPVVYTLMQEPFIAERYRCDGVITAVDATHGQGQLDRHREAVRQVAMADRLLMTKCDLAGADERAALAARLAALNPGAQQIEVFRGEVPASAVSGCGLYDPAGKIPDVARWLGDERVRAQAAAAPTWRRPGTKPAPAQGHEARHDEQVTSYVLRFDEPLDWLGFSDGLGLILQVYGARILRIKGLLNVAGDPLPRVVQCVQHVAYPTSSLPAWPEGPPYDDRRSRLVFIVRELPRDEVVSILSSFCGQIPA
- a CDS encoding DUF2157 domain-containing protein — its product is MSWNLRERGTLLALAEDGALTPRQLEQAASLSPLVPARDEWLSGADRMLAVAGAILLAAGLIFFFAYNWDDLHRFAKLGIAIAAIAACTGTALAAPPFGTAWRAALLAACLATGALLALIGQTYQSGADVWELFVAWTALMTPFALLARSSASWLLWLVVANAGLLRYLSESWWSRFIGALGEAESLFAIAGFNAAMLLVFEFAGHALLATPRRPIHRVAGLGVLVPLALGACLSWWDADFHAVGFAFAAVAVAFAYAYLAYRRDVPMLAQTAFAAISVATTALIRVLPHSADFVTINIVAVFVIATTGLAGVWLTRLHREGRRP
- a CDS encoding PLP-dependent aminotransferase family protein → MLDDSQPLYQSLALELRHAMTDGRLASGERLPSVREAAKSRGLSINTVLAAYRQLEAHGLIEARPQSGYFVRSRLPTPAAPRFAAASTTAKSAEAEVLDQISRVVVAQASPDTIDLSLACPKGSDFYPGERLGRLVSDLARRRPELLSDYCLPPGSLLLRREICRHAQDLAMSLEPENIILTNGCMEALQFALRTVTGPGDTIALESPTYFNLIPLAERLGLKTIEVPTHPESGMSLDALELLLSERRVQAVVAMPNVHNPLGTSMPVEGKKRLAELANEYRVPVIEDALYAELQYATPLQPTAKAFDRDGWVIVCASYTKTLAPGFRVGWMEGGRFRRELNDLKFCSSVSQPALLCEALGVFLESGGYAQHLRRLRRTYAGQVERLRGLIDGAFPAGTQATRPTGGFLLWVQLPAGCDSNRLFDTALARGISITPGQLFSPGGRYTRHIRLSGCYPFSDRHVHALMTLGELAARQL
- a CDS encoding GDYXXLXY domain-containing protein; this encodes MNAKTLRAALVAAFLLVTAAALYAVRDNERILAEGRVVLVQLAPVDPRSLMQGDYMALRYAIDNEILRSDGEGRYAHLAVDEEGRASLAGLGKRLPDDPALIAMKLRSRDGRKTVGPNAFFFQEGRADDFVGAKWGEFRVDANGKALLTHLRGEDLVRLGENRR
- a CDS encoding DUF4401 domain-containing protein; the encoded protein is MSNAPFPPIAERLRDAGIIDEACLAALQATTRAPWWLALLLGFAAWIAATMIMSSFFVPLLAFGNGPVARGIGGLLLAAASAFLFRQRKPFTDQMALAFSLAGQSLFVSAFADRFLDLLDGSDVLSLAALAASLVMAAIPATTLHRSACALIALFSLAWLIGAGTGLALFGIALAGAAVALWLARPAWAAHPQAPLIKAAAHALTFAALILAPYGRAHSALTALEEALTGYQTGFALPVYRIGAALVLLATTAWLCRDTPSLRLPALAGALLFALAAHPAPGLLVAVAVLLAVFHASHRPWIAMTLVFATLYLGELYYSLQHTLLVKSLALIASGAVLLVLRTLLRTRMQRTV
- the rpoZ gene encoding DNA-directed RNA polymerase subunit omega, whose product is MARVTIEDCLKRIPNRFQLTLAATYRARQITIGSTPQVEIDKSDKDKPTVIALREIAAGKVGLEVLNRGQA
- a CDS encoding RelA/SpoT family protein; translated protein: MEAAAAIPAPEPFRPPASSVLSLDFAELKAKLATYLKPEDVGRVEAAYHFAASAHEGQFRISGDPYISHPVAVADIVADWHLDPQALMAALLHDVMEDTHISKQEIAERFGKTTAELVDGLSKLDKIEFRSHEEAQAENFRKMLLAMASDLRVILVKLADRLHNMRTLHCVRPAKRRRIASETLEIYAPIANRLGLNNLYRELQELSFEHKFPMRFRVLSRAIKAARGNRREVVGKVLQAIEERLPQWNLAAEVRGREKHLFSIYRKMAEKHLSFSQVLDIYGFRVIVRDIASCYLALGALHSMYKPVPGKFKDYIAIPKANGYQSLHTTLIGPFGTPVEVQIRTAEMHHIAESGVASHWLYKEDEKTLTELQQKTHSWLQSLLELQSTSGEATEFLEHVKIDLFPGEVYVFTPKGRILSLLKGSTPVDFAYAVHTDIGNRCVACRINGDLMPLRTELRNGDQIEIITAAHANPNPAWLAYVRTGKARAQIRHFLKGAQQEESVTLGERLLNQALRPHGLTLGQISTFAWDRFLRDRSMRSKKEVFADIGLGRRLPVIVARRLAQAQDLESGRPDVIKPKPAGAILIRGSEGIAVQLARCCQPIPGDPIIGVIRKGQGLEVHLHDCQVVSKVRGDRGRWVDVEWESGEDRLFDVTIRVLTKNVRGVLARVASSIADADCNIQNVSMDNEQGGLYTAMNLTVQVRDRMHLANVMRGVRRVPEVVRIARMKSDVRA
- the gmk gene encoding guanylate kinase, with the translated sequence MPGTLIIITAPSGAGKTTLVRGLLERDPQMHLSVSYTTRAPRAGEQDGREYHFVDVETFRTLRDRGEFLEWAEVHGNYYATSKVWLKEQIAAGRDILLEIDWQGAQQVRRSFPDAVGVFVLPPSVDALESRLRGRGTDSEEVIARRLLGARGEMRHVAEFDYVILNDDLHNAIDDLVAVVRASRLRYGRQRLRHQQYFDFLEQD